Proteins encoded together in one Salvelinus fontinalis isolate EN_2023a chromosome 6, ASM2944872v1, whole genome shotgun sequence window:
- the LOC129857809 gene encoding uncharacterized protein LOC129857809, with translation MVPSRLKARSPMLEAVLGFVLGVVGGCVLGATEEPVNEAMSVMTSGALLKHVSDGVQTVGPLGLGTLLGATALTTVMTSVVAGVIFAVAMASVLLGARSSGGGASQAESVVVWIAVGLAGAFGTTASGATLGVIIEAVVEGSGLVGLLLALSIFTLLKPALHFLLKFIWRQGESCVRLGQSSLEARERELREMEAREVKKRDRVTVEIEQMIVTLDKEGQRTEGLEHRANWEAQRRERNEMGRKRREWTEEVNEQRTIQEQINKVVVKYMDFLAFSGIPMTMTAMVTAGFGVFGFGDYRFVFVVLLALVLFMSFMFMKSSNFYFWMFAGCMGMFATFAIAVLTVHAHQEVVSESIKMRRVGQDISRGNISTQMNHRSSLEALGAGFFVSKLYQLGLGATIGGPLGRGEDKGKVIVGSAGLAVVILIVVRVSSPVVLGAGGTSGALLGVVGAAGVSVGATASVAVGWSTWAGTLGTTAGMVLGALAMGKWHFVNIGLQMPVAYIFSMTDLF, from the exons ATGGTTCCATCAAGGCTGA AGGCCAGGAGCCCCATGTTGGAAGCAGTTCTGGGCTTTGTCCTGGGAGTGGTGGGAGGCTGTGTGCTGGGGGCCACTGAGGAGCCAGTGAATGAGGCTATGTCAGTGATGACCTCAGGGGCCCTGCTTAAGCATGTGTCTGACGGAGTCCAGACTGTGGGGCCCTTGGGACTGGGTACCCTCCTGGGAGCAACGGCACTAACCACAGTCATGACTTCAGTGGTGGCTGGAGTCATATTCGCAGTGGCTATGGCTTCCGTATTGCTGGGTGCCAGGAGCAGTGGTGGTGGAGCATCCCAGGCAGAATCTGTGGTTGTGTGGATCGCAGTTGGACTGGCTGGCGCTTTCGGGACCACAGCCAGTGGAGCAACACTTGGAGTCATCATTGAGGCAGTCGTGGAGGGCTCAGGGTTGGTGGGACTTCTCTTGGCACTGAGCATATTCACCCTGCTCAAACCTGCTTTGCACTTCCTTCTCAAGTTCATATGGAGACAAGGAGAGTCCTGTGTCCGCCTGGGACAGAGCTCTCtggaggccagggagagagagctaaGAGAGATGGAGGCGAGGGAGgtgaagaagagagacagagtgacagtggAGATTGAGCAGATGATTGTCACATTGGACAaggaaggacagaggacagagggccTGGAGCATAGAGCAAACTGGGAGGCACAGcgcagagagagaaatgagatggggagaaagaggagagaatggACGGAGGAGGTAAATGAGCAAAGGACCATTCAAGAGCAGATCAACAAAGTGGTAGTGAAATACATGGATTTCCTGGCATTTTCAGGTATACCCATGACTATGACCGCCATGGTCACAGCAGGATTTGGGGTGTTTGGATTCGGGGACTACCGGTTTGTGTTTGTGGTCCTTTTAGCTTTGGTCCTGTTCATGTCCTTCATGTTCATGAAATCATCAAATTTTTACTTCTGGATGTTCGCAGGGTGCATGGGAATGTTTGCCACGTTTGCCATAGCGGTGCTCActgtgcacgcacatcaggaagTGGTGTCGGAATCTATCAAAATGCGCAGGGTTGGTCAGGATATATCAAGAGGGAACATTAGCACCCAGATGAACCACAGATCTTCTCTAGAGGCCTTGGGCGCAGGATTTTTTGTGTCAAAGCTATATCAGCTAGGCTTAGGGGCTACCATAGGAGGCCCTTTGGGCAGGGGGGAAGATAAGGGGAAGGTTATCGTAGGATCAGCTGGGTTGGCAGTGGTCATTCTGATAGTAGTGAGGGTCTCTTCCCCTGTAGTGCTGGGAGCGGGAGGGACCTCAGGGGCACTGTTAGGGGTGGTAGGGGCAGCAGGGGTGTCTGTTGGGGCCACAGCAtcagtggcagtggggtggtccACATGGGCAGGTACGCTAGGGACTACAGCAGGGATGGTTTTAGGAGCGTTGGCGATGGGTAAGTGGCACTTTGTCAACATTGGATTGCAGATGCCGGTGGCTTATATCTTTTCTATGACCGATCTTTTTTGA